Proteins from a single region of Flavobacterium sp. YJ01:
- a CDS encoding alpha/beta hydrolase-fold protein, translated as MNNFYALAFSLLFFTSIFSQKNKTKTAETSKPFVLGVIDEIQSKELGEKRILNIYLPEGYNPNEDEKYPVIYLLDGSADEDFIHISGLVQFNSFEWINQVPKSIVVGIATVDRRRDFTFPTTVENDKTRFPSTGHSDQFIAFIEKELQPFIDKKYKTNESKMIIGQSLGGLLETEILFKKPSLFNKYVIVSPSLWWDNGSLLNSDSEILKENFSQKTEIYIAVGKEGLTPTAIPRVMEVDANLLAEKIKFSKSKSIKVYFDYFPEENHGTILHPAVANSFKFFYPLSKE; from the coding sequence ATGAACAATTTTTACGCTCTGGCTTTTTCTCTTTTATTTTTTACTTCAATATTCAGCCAAAAAAACAAAACTAAAACTGCTGAAACTTCTAAACCATTTGTTTTAGGTGTTATTGATGAAATTCAATCAAAAGAATTAGGAGAAAAAAGAATCTTAAATATTTATCTTCCTGAAGGCTACAATCCAAACGAAGATGAAAAATACCCAGTTATTTATTTGTTAGATGGTTCTGCCGACGAAGATTTTATTCATATTTCTGGATTAGTTCAATTTAATAGTTTTGAATGGATCAATCAGGTTCCAAAATCGATTGTAGTTGGTATTGCAACTGTTGACAGACGTAGAGATTTTACATTTCCGACAACGGTAGAAAACGATAAAACTCGTTTTCCAAGCACTGGTCATTCTGATCAATTTATAGCTTTTATCGAAAAAGAACTACAGCCTTTTATTGATAAAAAATATAAAACTAACGAATCAAAAATGATTATTGGTCAATCTCTTGGCGGATTATTAGAAACCGAAATTTTATTTAAAAAACCTTCTCTTTTTAATAAATACGTTATTGTTAGTCCGAGTTTATGGTGGGATAATGGCTCTTTGCTAAATTCAGATTCTGAAATATTGAAAGAAAATTTCAGCCAAAAAACCGAAATTTATATCGCTGTGGGTAAAGAAGGTTTAACTCCAACTGCAATTCCGCGTGTAATGGAAGTTGATGCAAATTTATTGGCAGAAAAAATAAAATTCTCAAAAAGCAAAAGCATTAAAGTATACTTTGATTATTTCCCTGAAGAAAATCACGGAACGATATTGCATCCCGCAGTTGCTAATTCCTTTAAATTCTTTTATCCTCTGTCTAAAGAATAA
- a CDS encoding YifB family Mg chelatase-like AAA ATPase gives MLVKVYGSAVFGVEATTITVEVHMDKGIGYHLVGLPDNAIKESSYRIAAALKNNGFSLPGKKITINMAPADLRKEGSSYDLTLAMGILVGSDQIKAPEIERYIIMGELSLDGSLQPIRGALPIAIKAKEEGYKGFFLPIQNVKEAAIVSGLDVYGVENLKEIIDFFSGKGTLQPTVIDTRAEFYKTLDFPEFDFSDVRGQESIKRCMEIAAAGGHNIILIGPPGAGKTMLAKRVPSILPPMTLREALETTKIHSVAGKLKEVGLMNQRPFRSPHHTISNVALVGGGSYPQPGEISMAHNGVLFLDELPEFKRDVLEVMRQPLEDREVTISRAKFTITYPSSFMLVASMNPSPSGFFNDPGMPNTTSPHEMQRYMGKISGPLLDRIDIHIEVTPVPFEKLADDRKAESSVEIRKRVTAAREIQTKRFETVENVHYNAQMSSKLIREFCALDEASKELLKTAMERLNLSARAYDRILKVSRTIADLDNSENIISQHISEAIQYRSLDREGWLG, from the coding sequence ATGTTAGTAAAAGTTTACGGAAGTGCTGTTTTTGGAGTAGAAGCGACAACAATCACAGTTGAGGTTCATATGGATAAAGGTATTGGTTATCATTTAGTTGGATTGCCAGATAATGCAATAAAAGAAAGCAGTTACCGAATTGCAGCAGCATTAAAAAACAATGGATTTAGTCTTCCAGGAAAGAAAATCACAATCAATATGGCGCCTGCCGATCTCAGAAAAGAAGGTTCTTCGTATGATTTGACTTTAGCTATGGGAATTCTTGTTGGTTCAGATCAGATAAAAGCTCCGGAAATTGAGCGTTATATTATAATGGGAGAACTTTCTCTTGACGGAAGTCTACAGCCCATTCGTGGAGCTTTGCCAATTGCAATAAAAGCTAAAGAAGAAGGTTATAAAGGTTTTTTTCTTCCCATTCAAAACGTAAAAGAAGCTGCGATTGTTTCAGGTTTAGATGTTTACGGAGTTGAAAATCTAAAAGAAATTATTGATTTTTTCTCAGGAAAAGGAACTTTACAACCAACCGTAATTGATACAAGAGCAGAATTCTACAAAACGCTAGATTTCCCCGAATTTGATTTTTCAGATGTGCGCGGTCAAGAAAGCATCAAACGCTGTATGGAAATTGCGGCAGCTGGTGGTCACAATATAATTTTGATCGGTCCTCCTGGAGCAGGAAAAACCATGTTGGCAAAACGAGTTCCAAGTATTTTGCCGCCTATGACTTTGAGAGAAGCTTTAGAAACAACTAAAATTCACAGTGTTGCAGGAAAACTAAAAGAAGTTGGTTTAATGAATCAGCGTCCATTTAGAAGTCCGCATCATACTATTTCTAATGTTGCATTGGTTGGAGGCGGAAGTTATCCGCAGCCTGGAGAAATCTCAATGGCGCACAATGGTGTTTTATTTTTGGATGAATTGCCAGAGTTTAAAAGAGATGTTTTAGAAGTAATGCGTCAGCCTTTGGAGGATCGAGAAGTAACTATTTCACGAGCGAAATTTACGATTACTTATCCATCTTCATTTATGCTTGTGGCTAGTATGAATCCGAGTCCGAGTGGATTTTTTAATGATCCAGGTATGCCAAACACAACCTCTCCTCACGAAATGCAACGTTATATGGGTAAAATTTCAGGTCCGTTATTAGATCGAATAGATATTCATATTGAAGTTACGCCCGTTCCATTCGAAAAATTAGCCGATGACAGAAAAGCAGAAAGTAGTGTAGAAATTCGGAAACGTGTTACAGCAGCAAGAGAAATTCAAACCAAAAGATTTGAAACGGTTGAAAATGTTCATTACAACGCTCAAATGAGCAGTAAACTGATTCGTGAATTTTGTGCTTTAGACGAAGCTTCAAAAGAATTGCTGAAAACCGCGATGGAGCGTTTAAATCTTTCTGCAAGAGCTTATGACAGAATTTTGAAGGTTTCCAGAACTATCGCTGATTTAGACAATTCAGAAAATATTATTTCGCAACATATTTCTGAAGCAATTCAATATAGAAGTTTGGATAGAGAAGGATGGTTGGGGTAA